Part of the Triticum aestivum cultivar Chinese Spring chromosome 4D, IWGSC CS RefSeq v2.1, whole genome shotgun sequence genome is shown below.
catacataacacagaccgtgttcacttcccggactccgccgagaagagaccatcatggctacacacgcacttggtgtattttaattgggtcaagtgacaagttatctacaaccggacattaacaaattcccatctgcctcataactgcgggcacggctttcgaaagataataccctgcaggggtgtcccaacttagcccatcataagctctcacggtcaacgaaggataaaccttcttccggaaagacccgatcagtctcggaatcccggtttacaagacatctcgacaatagtaaaacaagaccagcaaagcctcccgaatgtgccgacaaatcccgataggagctgcacatatctcgctctcagggcacaccggattgtccaagcttccgataggccagaccaaagttgcccctggtggccaccggcgactgacagtttggaccaatactcagaggagcactggcccgggggtttaaaataaagatgaccctcgggctctagaaaacccggggaaaaaggtataggtcgcaaatggtaaaaccaaggttgggccttgctggaggagttttattcaaggcgaactgtcaagggggtcccataaatcacccgaccgcgtaaggaacgcaaactcaaggaacatcatcccggtataacagtaactagggcggcaagagtggaacaaaacaccaggcataaggccgagccttccacccttaaccaaaatatatagatgcattaattaaataagagatagtaGTGTtctactagggcggcaagagtggaacaaaactggacatggcagaaatcagcatcaggtcgaaatgttcagagcacgaaatcaacatgctacagcaacTTAACATTGCAAAACAAGGCatagtagtgttctactaaatgcacatgaaaaaagtcccttactgaccataagccaacaaggaccagaagatatgatggcaagcatgtaaacatagcaagtttcgttatcaggtttcagacttagcagaaaacagagcatggcagaaatattaatatgtaggcctctttgtgagcttgaagcactcactacagagtaattcatgacaaaccaagcatacctacagcaatatggcatgtttatgaagctatccatggcaagaacaattgcatagcatgtatggataaactacaataagcttggcaataatgcatgtcatgttaagaatctgccagaaatattttatagcaaaagtagagaaagattgagtcatgctatagtactctaaaattgcaaacaattgcaggaatgtatcaattacaactatagctacaaaacattcttactgaacatctccaaaatatgcatggatctctctgtagcatcaagttttcaTGTCAATAAaattacagcagacgaggacttagagaaatcactaagtccctgaaatcagaaatattacggggcctactttgcatgcttgtgctagtcaccacatagatcacacaaatacatggactataccactggaaagatggcatggcatacttcaaaacacatgtagagctcatgctcaaaagatacacagaataaatgatacaaaaataacaaatctccaagttctgataagaaccagagaataacaacaactagccctcttccaacgaagctttgggcatcaagatgacctctaatgaaaatgatgcaattgaacaaaatgaagagcatcacgaggcgaacaatttgacatattatacggacgaatcggagctacatgcacaaagttatcgcatcgggaacaggagcatatACTGAAAAGTTTCTAGGACTTAGAAAAAATAACGGGATCTCGGGGGAAAAAGTCAACGCCTCACCACAGAGAGATCGATCCAGATCTCGATCGGGGCTGGGCCGCCGGTGGGAGGaagaggcgccggagggcgacggcgagacagggccggagggaggaggagcggggcggcagcgccggtcgccggaggaggagaggacggcggggtcggcgggctccGGGCNNNNNNNNNNNNNNNNNNNNNNNNNNNNNNNNNNNNNNNNNNNNNNNNNNNNNNNNNNNNNNNNNNNNNNNNNNNNNNNNNNNNNNNNNNNNNNNNNNNNNNNNNNNNNNNNNNNNNNNNNNNNNNNNNNNNNNNNNNNNNNNNNNNNNNNNNNNNNNNNNNNNNNNNNNNNNNNNNNNNNNNNNNNNNNNNNNNNNNNNNNNNNNNNNNNNNNNNNNNNNNNNNNNNNNNNNNNNNNNNNNNNNNNNNNNNNNNNNNNNNNNNNNNNNNCCACGCGGCGCTCGCgggttggccgggcggcgcggcggacgtgtccggcgcggcgcggagggagagggttagggtttcgtctgcaaaTGTATATCGGGATGTCCacctataaataggtagagggagctaggagactccaaatgaggtgcggtttttgcccacacgatcgtgatcgaacgacctagagcatggaagagagtttggtgggttttgggctggttttggagagggtttttgctggacaatcaaatggacattgcggaggcccggttaaccgttggagtaccaaacgacctccgaatggaacgaaacttgaccggtagattccgggtggtatattaaagccacttgacaagcctcggtccactccgagaaagtttgacacacgcacacgaaagaaaactagtggggtgcaccggaggagataggagcgccggattggaaaacggacaacggggaaaatgctcggatgcatgagacgaacacgtatgcgaatgcaatgcacatgatgatatgatatgaaaatgcatgacatgacaaaatacaaaacgaaagacaaaacccaacaacggagggaaaaacatatcacatagccggaaatggcaagagtcggagttacaaatatggcaagttacatgcggggtgttacagcaaCCCCTAGATTATTGTGATGGTAGCCCGGTAAAGCGCATGCTGGAAGCGGGTGGCTTTCCCAATACAAGCATGCAGATCCCTAGACTCCATTTAAACATTGGGAAGTCCTTGACAAGAATGCTACATTAAGCACTTGCCACATTGACATATTTATGAGCAAGCCTAGAGCCCGAATCCGGATGCACGCGTAAGTGCTCGGAGGGTAGAGCATGGGCCCCGAACGAGCCAATATGTCGATCGATAACGTTTAAGATCATTGTCCCCAAGTTCTTCCATATATTAAGACTAGTTCGATCTGCCTTAGATAAACATATTCCAATAAAAAGGTTAAATAACATATATAGGTATCTACGGGCATTCTGAATCAACTAATCTATCTAGAAGTTAGTCAATATGTGTTCAtgagtgattatgctgtaggtgcttcCCCTCTGTCGAGGCTGGTATGTATAAATGGAGTATTGACCTTAACTTTGAGTGTGGGTTCCGGTTTTGAGTGAATGGACTAATTGCATTATTGTTAAGAGTGGGCTGGCCTGCTTCAAACACCAATGTGCTATAGATACAAGTACCCTTCCCTTGGGGATCAATTAACAGATTACTCAGTATCGGATGGGTGAAAGCATTATCTGTCACCTTTAAGGTCCTTGTCTTTAAATAAAAGCCATCAATAACCTAGATCGGTCTCAATAGCACTGCAGGGCATTTATCTCCTCTACTATATGGGTCTACCCACGTGGGCATTGTCCACTTGACCAACCATCATGGCTATATAATCTATTTTAACAAAGAAGTAAATAACTCGAGTCTCCCTCTGGGGGTTGTTATGCGACCTATTCTAGACAAGGAGTCCGAGCCAGGAAGAAAACCGGGGAATCCAGATTCCATTAATAGTCTGGATAGCTCAGTTGGTATAGCCTTGAAGATCTTAGTTTTTTCGCAAACTATCAATATTGGAAAGTCGAGGTACTTGAATTCAGGAATTTCATTGACCGGGAACAAGAAGAATTCTCGCAACCGTGTCTGAGCCCTCTTTTCCAATTATTGTACTTCTACAGATTATATAATATATATCGATTCGAAAGATTCTTTTGATCTCCTTCTTTGGCGTCTATACATGCAGCTGATTTCGTTTTGCTGAATCTCAACTGATGTATCTCGTCCGCAGGGATGGATCAAGGGACCACCTTCTATTTGGCACAAGGTCTGTTTTAATAGGACAATCTAGCCTATTTGTCACTTTACACGCCTTTCGAGCCTTCAAGAGGTAGGCAAAACCAGCTCTTTGTTACTCGGAAGCCGTTACGCATCTGTTTTCTCGCTGCAAGCAAAGCATTAGAGATAGATTAGGAATGAAAGTAGGCGATCGATTGAAGCTTAATGGCGGATCGATAGAATGCCTTTCAATATGCGACGTAGGCAAAATAAGAAAGAGATGAACTTCCCttgctttggccaactagattagtgtGATTTCGCTTCCGCAGTCTTATGCTTTACCGCCATCTTTGAATTATGATTCCCACCATTAAATAACCTATTACTATTTATGCATTAATGAGATTGTCTCAGAAGTGGAATATAACCTCCGCTATAATAGGGATTTATGTTTCCAATTTCTATAGAAGAAGGATCCGACTGGTCAGTTGGACAACGTGCACCCCCAAAAGGTGTATTCGAGTAAGAGGCGTCCCCCCTCCCTAATCGATCAGAAGTGAAGAGATAGGGGTCACGGATTCAATACGCCCGCTAGACCCATTGTTAAAGCAATGCGTAAGGCTTTCGGCTTTCACCGTAGGTTAGGTTCCTCATCTCTCTCTGATGTAGTAGTTCCAGTTGCTCTGGTTGTCTCAATTCATTCGATTGTGATAAGGCAAGAAAGCTAATAGTTGAACAGGTGGTGAAGTCACCAGTACGGTAATGATGCTCGGCATGTGGAAGTTCTCATTTCTCAACGTGCCATTTGGTTCTAACGAATTGAACTACAAACGGGCTTTCCTTTATCCTCCTTGTACGCCAACCTACTAACAAAACATGATTTCTAGCTGCCTCCTCCGGTGAAAATGAACCAGTAAACATATTACTAGACCTAGGAAAATCAGAACTCGTCGAACAGAAGAACCGAGTACTATAGAATATGAAACACACATATGCCAGCTATTAAACATACCATTCATATTTCTAAATAACAACATATTACCGCAGTGCTAAGAAAAGGGTTTGAGGGCTCTAAGTGGTACGATAAGCGGAATGAATCAAACGAAGTGCATCATGAGGGTTGGGGATTTTGCATACGCTCTACTATCAATTATAGGTTCACCTATGCCCCAAGAAAGAGGTGCAGAGGTGGAATTCAATAGATTTAAGCAACTTTAGTGTGCGGGTAGCGATGCTTTTTGGAATCCAATAGATCTTTGAATCGGAGGAGCGACCAACACAGCTGGTATGGCTTTGTTGAATTAGGATTTGATGACAGGAACGTTGTTGAAATAACTTATTTACACCCCGTAAAATCCTTTATGCCTGATTTCAGTACTAACAATAAATGGCTAAAACATCCTATTTTTGATGGTAAAATATGGAAAATCATATGGGAAACGAATAACGAATAGAAGTAGCCCAGCCTTTTCTTTCAGTCTCGGTCTCTAGATTCCCTTGTTCTTACTGTAGCTAGCACTTGTTATTGCAATCAAGGAGCCAGGAGCCTTCAATCATATTTGAGGTTTGCACTCTTCTCCTTCTTGGGGGTCGGCCTGTAGTAGCAGGCGAGGACGAGGCCGAACAGCGCACCGAGGCCATTGGGGATCTACAGTGCACGAACGAAGACAAGAGCCGGCACGGTTAGAGAGACACTCTCAAGTTATATAAGATTTGGTTGGAACCTGAATATGGAGATATTACTAACCGTGACGTAGAGGTCGAATTTGATGAGAGCGTAGGACATCCAGCAGACGCCGTTGAGGAAGCTCAGCAGCGATAAGAAGAAGGGCATGTACTCGACGCTCTTTGTCTTGATCACTTTACCCTGCATGCAACCGACAATATCACTAACATCTACCAATATAGATCTAAAAAGACATCTATGCACGTGGATCAAGAGCGGGATCGATAGGTACGTATCATGATGGTGAGCGGGGAGGGGTACATTGTCGAGCCGAATATGATGCAGAGGATGCCGTAGAACACCCAGAGCATGCAGTTGAGCAGCGTCGCTACGTACAGGCCCGACTTGAACTCCTCCACGTCCTTGTTCTTGATGATCCGCCAGAACGCCGGCCTGCACATGTACAAGAAAAAAGCAAGCGCCCCCTCATCAGAATAAATCCCTAATTACAAACCACCTTCCATAGAGAGTAGACTAGACAAGCGGACGAGGGGGATGGCGGTGGCAGCTTACCCAGGGGAGAGGAAGATGCCGAAGGAGATGACATTGCTGATGACGTTGCGGGCTGCGTTCGGGGAAATCATATTGCTTT
Proteins encoded:
- the LOC123097483 gene encoding bidirectional sugar transporter SWEET6b, with product MKHREWELVRTYLDRRPAFWRIIKNKDVEEFKSGLYVATLLNCMLWVFYGILCIIFGSTMYPSPLTIMGKVIKTKSVEYMPFFLSLLSFLNGVCWMSYALIKFDLYVTIPNGLGALFGLVLACYYRPTPKKEKSANLKYD